CGTCCCGCTGTCCGTCTGTCTGCCCGTCCACACCGCTGACGGTGCAGGGACGCAGCCACCCACCCTGGTGTGCACCCGTCCGTCCACCCACCATCTGTCCGTCCATCTGtccctcacccacctgcccccagaTGTGCCCCATCCAGCTGTGTCCCctgccccccatccctccctccctccatcaccaTTTGTCCTTCcacccatcccctccctccacccctccctgtACCCCCCATGtcctttctattatttttctcttttttccccaattttttcttcttcccttccagtttttcatttttccatttttaaaatttttctttcccctttcttttccccttttttttctccctgtgcccCGCCATgtcctttccctcttttcccccttttttctgatatttttctttttcccttttttctgatatttttctttttcccttcctgtttttcatttttccattttttctttcccctttcctctccctttttttctccctgtgccccccatgtcctttccctcttttcccccctttttctgatatttttctttttcccttcctgtttttcatttttcttttttttttttttatttttctgtcccctttccccttttttctctctgtgcccCCCAtgtcctttccctcctttccccattttttctgatattttattcccttcccatttttcatttttccattatttttgtttttctttcccaaatcctttccccttttttctccatGTGCCCCCCGTgtcctttccctcttttcccccctttttctgatatttttctttttcccttcctgtttttcatttttctttttttttttcatttttctgtcccctttccccttttttctctctgtgcccCCCAtgtcctttccctcctttccccattttttccgatatttttttcccttcccattttaaatttttccattatttttgtttttctttcccaaatcctttccccttttttctccgTGTGCCCCCCGTgtcctttccctctttttccccctttttctgccatttttcattgcccttccctttttcatttttccatttttttctgttttcctttccccttttttctccccctcttccccctttttcccttttctccttcaccccccccgcccctccccgcatcccccccccgcccggtcTCTGCTGCCCCCtaccggccccgcgctgcccccgccccatCCAAGCCCCGCCCCTCCAAGCCCCGCCCCCCGTCACGCGCCGCGCGGTTCCGGGTGCGGGCGGTGCGCGGCGCGCGcaggtggggcggggcggggatgcgcggcggggggggggcgattGGGGGGGGCAACGGGGgtgcggggacgggggggggtcggggttagggaggggtgcgggggggcgagtgtcccgcggggggcgggggtgccGCCGGCGCTCCCCTGCCtgtgtcatcccccccccccaccacctccCCGCTTCTCCTGCGCGTGGGGGGAACCCCCGACCCCCCTGCGGGGtgacccccctccccgccccacgCCGGCCAGTCCCGGCCCGAGGGGGGGCTctgccgcggcgggggggccggtcCCGGGGAGCATCATCCCTCCCGGCCGGGGCGGTACCGGCCCGGGgtcctgcccggccccgggggtcGCACCGGGTGGTGGGTTACTGGTGGGGAGGTTGGTTGGTACTGGGGTGGGTAGTTAGTACCGGGGTGTTTGGTTGTCACCCGGGTGGCTGGTTAATACCGGGGTAGTTGGTTGTTACCAGGGTGGCTGGTTAATACTGAGGCAGTGGGTTATCACCCAGGTGGCTGGTTAATACTGGGGCAGTGGGTTATTACTGGGATAGTTGGTTATTACCAGGGTGGCTGGTTAATACCGGGGTAGTTGGTTATTACCAGGGTGGATGGTTAATACCGGGGCAGTGGATTATTACCAGGATAGTTGGTTATTACCAGGGTGGCTGGTTAATACCAGGGCAGTGGGTTGTTACCAGGGTAGTTGGTTATTACCAGGGTGGCTGGTTAATACCAGGGCAGTGGGTTGTTACCAGGGTAGTTGGTTATTACCAGGGTGGCTGGTTAATACCGGGGCAGCGGGTTGTTACCAGGGTAGTTGGTTATTACTAGGGTGGCTGGTTAATACCAGGGCAGTGGGTTATTACTGGAGTAGTTGGTTATTAGCAGGGTGGCTGGTTAATACCAGGGCAGTGGGTTGTTACCGGGGTAGTTGGTTATTAGCAGGGTGGCTGGTTAATACCGGGGCAGCGGGTTATTACCAGGGTAGTTGGTTATTACCAGGGTGGCTGGTTAATACCGGGGCGGTTGTGCGTTCTCAGATGTCCCGTCCGGCGGGGCCGGACCCCCCCGTCCCCATGCGGAGAGGAGCCGGCGCTGGGCCATGAGCAACGCCACGGCCCCCACGGCCCCGGGCACGGCGGGCGACTCGCTGGTGGGCTACGTCCTGGGACCCTTCCTCCTCGTCACCCTCCTGGGCGCCCTCCTGGCCGCGGTGAGTGGGTGAGCACCgggcctggggtggggagggggggccccaaacaccctccccagcccctcgcccgcTCACGCCTGCCCCGGTCTCCTTTACAGGTGATGTACGTCCAGAAGAAGCGGAGGTGAGCGTGGGGGGCCGTGGGACAGGGTTTGGGGGGCGAGGGGGTGTCGGTGTGGGACCCGCTGGCGCTCAGCCGCCCTCCCCGTGCCAGGTTTGACCGGCTGCGCCACCGCCTGCTGCCCATGTACAGCTACGACCCGGCCGAGGAGCTGCAGGAGtcggagcaggagctgctggtggaGGCCGAGGACACCCGGGTGGGTGAGCTGCTGCGTTTTGGGGCCGGCAGTTTGGTTTTAGGGATGGGTGTAgtttgggggggggctgtgtgggtGGTTTGCCAGCCATGCACGCTGCTGCCGGGAATTGCTATTTATGGGTTTTGGCGTGAAAAATCAGTGTTGGGCAGCACCAGATTAGGGAGCTCACGGGGGGCTGTTGAGCCCGGGTGGGAACCCACGGAGCCAGCCTGCCCCGAGGGGGCGCCG
This window of the Athene noctua chromosome 23, bAthNoc1.hap1.1, whole genome shotgun sequence genome carries:
- the SMIM29 gene encoding small integral membrane protein 29, giving the protein MSNATAPTAPGTAGDSLVGYVLGPFLLVTLLGALLAAVMYVQKKRRFDRLRHRLLPMYSYDPAEELQESEQELLVEAEDTRVVPGWGGTSPHRPPRRDWKA